One Kitasatospora sp. NBC_01266 genomic window carries:
- a CDS encoding GNAT family N-acetyltransferase: protein MASSVMDNPDRSRFEITDDGELAGFAEYFRHENEIAFIHTEIDPAFAGRGLAGTLARAALDSAREQGADVLPYCPFIRGWLGKHPDYVDLVPEAQRARFGL from the coding sequence ATGGCCAGCAGCGTCATGGACAACCCCGACCGGTCGCGGTTCGAGATCACGGACGACGGCGAACTCGCCGGCTTCGCCGAGTACTTCCGGCACGAGAACGAGATCGCCTTCATCCACACCGAGATCGACCCCGCCTTCGCGGGCCGCGGCCTGGCCGGCACGCTGGCCCGCGCCGCCCTCGACTCCGCCCGGGAGCAGGGCGCGGACGTACTCCCCTACTGCCCCTTCATCCGCGGCTGGCTCGGCAAGCACCCGGACTACGTCGACCTGGTCCCCGAGGCTCAGCGCGCCCGGTTCGGCCTGTGA
- a CDS encoding OsmC family protein, translated as MTAAPTTATAPEFVRAAAVVATSTGEDYRVDIRSGRHRLAADEPQSNGGADTATTPVGLLLSALGSCTAITLRMYAQRKQWPLESLRVHLGYEKGPDRTARITRRIDLVGELDEAQRARLLDIAERTPVTRAVSGGTPIVEEPARHE; from the coding sequence GTGACCGCCGCCCCGACCACGGCCACCGCCCCGGAGTTCGTCCGGGCGGCGGCCGTGGTCGCCACCAGCACCGGCGAGGACTACCGCGTCGACATCCGCTCCGGGCGCCACCGCCTGGCCGCCGACGAGCCGCAGTCCAACGGGGGTGCCGACACCGCCACCACGCCGGTCGGCCTGCTGCTGTCGGCGCTCGGCTCCTGCACCGCCATCACCCTGCGGATGTACGCGCAGCGCAAGCAGTGGCCACTGGAGAGCCTCCGAGTCCACCTCGGCTACGAGAAGGGCCCCGACCGGACGGCCCGGATCACCCGGCGCATCGACCTGGTCGGCGAGCTGGACGAGGCGCAGCGCGCCCGGCTGCTGGACATCGCCGAGCGCACTCCGGTCACCCGGGCGGTGTCCGGCGGCACACCGATCGTGGAGGAGCCCGCACGCCATGAGTGA
- a CDS encoding pirin family protein has translation MSDPDQTAPTLRGGREEVPAGPVRELLAPRETALGGSTVVRRLLPNLGRRMVGAWCFVDHYGPDDIADEPGMQVPPHPHIGLQTVSWLHQGEVLHRDSLGSLQTVRPRELGLMTSGRGISHSEESPRPHARLLHGAQLWVALPEAHRHTAPAFEHHARLPEINAAGLHGTVILGSVDGAVSPGTTYTPLVGVDLTLREGSSTRLPLEPDFEYAVLTMSGLTEVDGVRLEPGSMLYLGSGRRELPLRALADGSLLLLGGEPFEEKLVMWWNFIGRSSEEIAQVRSDWMEGSRFGEVHGYDGGRLAAPPLPSMPLKPQGRAR, from the coding sequence ATGAGTGACCCCGACCAGACAGCCCCCACCCTGCGCGGCGGGCGCGAGGAGGTCCCGGCCGGCCCCGTCCGGGAGCTGCTGGCGCCGCGTGAGACCGCACTGGGCGGCAGCACCGTGGTGCGCCGGCTACTGCCCAACCTCGGGCGGCGGATGGTCGGCGCCTGGTGCTTCGTCGACCACTACGGCCCCGACGACATCGCTGACGAACCCGGCATGCAGGTCCCACCCCACCCGCACATCGGCCTGCAGACCGTCAGCTGGCTGCACCAGGGCGAAGTCCTGCACCGCGACAGCCTCGGCAGCCTGCAGACCGTCCGGCCACGCGAGTTGGGCCTGATGACCTCAGGCCGCGGCATCTCCCACTCCGAGGAGTCCCCGCGCCCGCACGCGCGCCTGCTGCACGGCGCCCAGCTCTGGGTCGCCCTGCCCGAGGCCCACCGCCACACCGCCCCCGCCTTCGAACACCACGCCCGGCTCCCCGAGATCAACGCCGCCGGCCTGCACGGCACCGTGATCCTGGGCTCGGTGGATGGCGCCGTCTCACCGGGCACGACGTACACCCCGCTGGTCGGCGTCGACCTCACCCTGCGCGAAGGCAGCTCCACCCGGCTCCCCCTGGAGCCCGACTTCGAGTACGCCGTGCTGACCATGTCCGGCCTGACCGAGGTCGACGGCGTCCGCCTGGAACCCGGCTCGATGCTCTACCTGGGCAGCGGACGGCGTGAGTTGCCGCTGCGCGCACTGGCCGACGGCTCGCTGCTGCTGCTCGGCGGCGAGCCCTTCGAGGAGAAGCTCGTCATGTGGTGGAACTTCATCGGCCGATCCAGTGAGGAGATCGCACAGGTACGATCTGACTGGATGGAAGGGTCGAGGTTCGGAGAAGTGCACGGCTACGACGGTGGCCGCCTGGCCGCACCGCCGCTGCCGTCGATGCCCCTCAAGCCGCAGGGAAGGGCACGCTGA
- a CDS encoding SAV_915 family protein, with amino-acid sequence MTSADPGPRELAERAAALYVPVRTGRAGHTLRLFRRRDGRRCAIAFSCPEQLTALLGPAHQFVRLSEPALRALTEPLRAALVLDPRLISQPITAPPPAHPAPVPSQR; translated from the coding sequence GTGACCAGTGCAGACCCGGGTCCTCGGGAACTCGCAGAACGCGCTGCCGCACTGTACGTCCCGGTCCGCACCGGTCGAGCCGGCCACACGCTCCGGCTCTTCCGGCGGCGCGACGGCCGCCGCTGCGCCATCGCCTTCAGCTGCCCCGAACAACTGACCGCGCTGCTCGGGCCGGCCCACCAGTTCGTGCGGCTCTCCGAGCCGGCGCTTCGGGCCCTGACGGAGCCGCTCCGCGCCGCCCTCGTCCTGGACCCGCGACTGATCTCCCAGCCGATCACCGCCCCACCCCCCGCCCACCCGGCCCCCGTTCCCTCTCAGCGGTGA
- a CDS encoding TetR/AcrR family transcriptional regulator C-terminal domain-containing protein, translating to MTEPAPSTVWARPRPEPRRRAPGVDQYVAAALAVADAEGLAAVSMRRVAGDLGSGTATLYRYITNRDELVDLMVDAAQGEDPLPEPTRDWRADLAAVAHSLRTTLLRHPWLAGELAGRPALGPNSLRRSESALRAAVALTPDITLASRALGAVRAYVLGSVATQQAARRAEQRTGLTEEQWQRSVGPYISEVLAAGEHPMLARRVLEGEELDPDVEFTFGLDCVLDGLAARLGR from the coding sequence ATGACCGAACCCGCTCCTTCGACGGTGTGGGCCAGGCCCCGCCCCGAACCGCGCCGACGCGCGCCGGGGGTGGACCAGTACGTGGCCGCCGCGCTGGCCGTCGCCGACGCGGAGGGCTTGGCCGCGGTGTCGATGCGCCGGGTCGCGGGCGACCTCGGTTCCGGGACGGCCACCCTCTACCGCTACATCACCAACCGCGACGAACTGGTGGACCTGATGGTCGACGCGGCCCAGGGCGAGGACCCGCTCCCCGAGCCCACGCGGGACTGGCGCGCCGACCTGGCCGCGGTCGCGCACTCGCTGCGCACGACCCTGCTGCGGCACCCATGGTTGGCGGGAGAGCTGGCGGGCCGGCCCGCACTCGGCCCCAACTCGTTGCGGCGGTCCGAATCCGCGCTGCGCGCCGCCGTCGCGCTCACGCCCGACATCACCCTGGCCTCGCGGGCGCTCGGCGCCGTGCGCGCGTACGTGCTCGGCTCGGTGGCCACACAGCAGGCCGCTCGGCGCGCCGAGCAGCGCACCGGCCTGACCGAGGAGCAGTGGCAGCGCAGCGTCGGCCCCTATATCAGCGAGGTCCTCGCGGCGGGCGAGCACCCGATGCTCGCCCGCCGCGTCCTCGAAGGCGAGGAACTCGACCCTGACGTCGAGTTCACGTTCGGCCTGGACTGCGTGCTCGACGGTCTCGCGGCCCGTTTGGGTCGCTGA
- a CDS encoding FAD-dependent monooxygenase: protein MTETVYPEVPLLVVGGGSVGLLTAALLAHHGVPAVLVERRSGPSVHPRATGIGPRTVEILRELGLDTAVDAVAVDLRGATAKAVARTVVEMGAGDVMTVPMPIPSATEPDTTPFRLRGVCAQDRLDAAVAADLARRGADLRWSTRLVGIAQDADGVDVELEGPDGRYSLRCAHVVAADGTHSAVRTALGVGTSGAGDLGKSKINILFRADLRPHLRGMSFGTCTITTPEAPGLLVTVDGATTWVFHVTCDVDGGERPEDFTDERCVAVVRAAVGDPDLDVEVRSVLPWRPRSALADRFAVGRVFLVGDAAHTVAPLGAFGLNTGVADAHNLAWKLAAVHHGEAGAGLLDTYAREREPVAAATLDQAMRRFADPALHWGRGPEADAARAAAGVWAAPVVHLGQRYDSAAVVDPRPELPSTVDLVAALDGSPGSRVPHAWVDGVSTLDLVASRWTLLVGAAGDRWLAAAAGVGLPAYRVSAPWLSDDGALLVRPDAIVAMRVTAPVPDPARFLADVLDQVLASVPSPQSAAGSISGSARWSESSCGSARLIDHVARPESCDFSARGESVAGAQGVA from the coding sequence ATGACGGAAACGGTGTATCCAGAAGTGCCGCTGCTCGTGGTCGGTGGCGGCAGTGTCGGGCTGCTCACCGCGGCGCTGCTCGCCCACCACGGCGTCCCCGCAGTGCTCGTCGAACGCCGCTCGGGGCCGTCGGTCCACCCGCGCGCCACCGGTATCGGGCCCCGGACGGTCGAGATCCTGCGTGAACTCGGGCTGGACACCGCCGTCGACGCTGTCGCGGTCGACCTGCGGGGCGCCACGGCGAAGGCGGTGGCGCGGACCGTCGTCGAGATGGGCGCGGGCGATGTCATGACCGTGCCCATGCCGATCCCGTCCGCCACCGAGCCGGACACGACGCCGTTCAGGCTGCGCGGCGTCTGCGCACAGGACCGCCTCGACGCCGCGGTGGCGGCCGACCTGGCGCGCCGCGGGGCGGATCTGCGCTGGTCGACCCGCCTGGTCGGCATCGCGCAGGACGCCGACGGAGTCGACGTCGAACTGGAGGGGCCCGACGGCCGCTACTCACTGCGCTGCGCGCACGTGGTGGCCGCGGACGGCACGCACAGCGCCGTGCGGACCGCGCTCGGCGTGGGCACCTCCGGGGCGGGCGACCTGGGCAAGTCGAAGATCAACATCCTGTTCCGTGCCGACCTCCGACCCCATCTGCGGGGGATGTCCTTCGGCACCTGCACGATCACCACGCCGGAGGCACCCGGCCTGCTGGTGACCGTGGACGGAGCGACCACCTGGGTCTTCCACGTCACCTGCGACGTGGACGGGGGCGAGCGGCCCGAGGACTTCACGGACGAACGCTGCGTCGCGGTCGTCCGCGCGGCGGTCGGCGATCCCGACCTCGACGTCGAGGTGCGCAGCGTGCTCCCGTGGCGGCCCCGGAGCGCTCTGGCCGACCGCTTCGCCGTCGGCCGCGTGTTCCTGGTCGGCGACGCCGCGCACACCGTGGCGCCCCTGGGTGCGTTCGGCCTCAACACCGGCGTCGCCGACGCCCACAACCTGGCGTGGAAACTGGCCGCCGTCCACCACGGCGAGGCGGGCGCCGGTCTGCTCGACACCTACGCGCGGGAGCGCGAGCCGGTCGCCGCGGCGACGCTGGACCAGGCGATGCGCAGGTTCGCCGACCCGGCGCTGCACTGGGGGCGTGGACCCGAGGCCGACGCCGCCAGGGCGGCGGCGGGGGTGTGGGCGGCGCCGGTCGTGCACCTCGGCCAGCGGTACGACTCGGCCGCCGTCGTCGATCCGCGGCCGGAACTCCCGTCCACGGTCGACCTGGTGGCGGCGCTGGACGGGTCGCCGGGTTCACGGGTGCCCCACGCGTGGGTCGACGGGGTCTCCACGCTCGACCTGGTCGCGTCCCGGTGGACCCTGCTGGTGGGCGCCGCGGGCGACCGGTGGCTCGCCGCCGCGGCGGGCGTCGGCCTGCCGGCCTACCGGGTCTCCGCGCCGTGGCTGTCCGACGACGGGGCCCTGCTCGTGCGACCGGACGCGATCGTCGCGATGCGGGTCACGGCGCCGGTCCCGGATCCGGCGCGGTTCCTCGCCGACGTCCTGGACCAGGTGCTGGCCAGCGTGCCGAGCCCACAGTCGGCGGCGGGGAGCATCAGCGGATCCGCACGGTGGTCCGAGTCATCGTGCGGATCCGCCCGCCTGATCGACCACGTCGCCCGACCCGAGTCGTGCGACTTCTCGGCGCGGGGGGAGTCAGTCGCGGGTGCCCAGGGTGTCGCGTGA
- a CDS encoding SDR family NAD(P)-dependent oxidoreductase, with the protein MNANIPTPRLTTPFGAESTAAEVISGIDLTGRRVVVTGGASGIGVETARALASAGAQVTLAVRDLAAGARAAEDIGATTGNKDIHVAALDLADQASVAAFVTGWDGPLHILVNNAGVMASPELRTPEGWELQFATNHLGHFALATGLHAALARDGGARVVAVSSSAHHRSPVVFEDIHFRSRPYEPWSAYGQSKTANVLFAVEAAKRWAADGITVNALMPGGIRTNLQRYVSDEELARLRTQAAGGAELKWKTTEQGAATSVLLAASPLLEGVSGRYFEDCNEAVRGELGARTGVAEFALDPAAAALLWQVSRDTLGTRD; encoded by the coding sequence ATGAACGCCAACATCCCCACCCCGCGCCTCACCACCCCCTTCGGCGCCGAGTCCACGGCCGCCGAGGTCATCTCCGGCATCGACCTGACCGGCCGCCGCGTCGTCGTCACCGGCGGAGCCTCCGGCATCGGCGTCGAGACCGCACGCGCCCTCGCCTCGGCCGGCGCCCAGGTCACCCTGGCCGTACGGGACCTCGCCGCAGGCGCCCGCGCCGCCGAGGACATCGGCGCGACCACCGGCAACAAGGACATCCACGTCGCGGCACTGGACCTGGCCGATCAGGCATCCGTCGCCGCGTTCGTCACCGGGTGGGACGGGCCGCTGCACATCCTGGTCAACAACGCCGGCGTGATGGCCTCGCCCGAGCTCCGCACGCCGGAAGGCTGGGAACTCCAGTTCGCCACCAACCACCTCGGGCACTTCGCGCTGGCCACCGGTCTGCACGCGGCGCTGGCGCGGGACGGTGGCGCGCGCGTCGTGGCCGTCAGCTCCAGCGCCCACCACCGCTCCCCGGTCGTCTTCGAGGACATCCACTTCCGCTCGCGCCCTTACGAGCCCTGGTCCGCCTACGGCCAGTCCAAGACCGCCAACGTCCTGTTCGCGGTCGAGGCCGCCAAGCGCTGGGCGGCGGACGGCATCACCGTCAACGCCCTGATGCCCGGCGGCATCCGCACCAACCTCCAGCGCTACGTCTCCGACGAGGAACTCGCCCGACTGCGCACCCAGGCCGCCGGCGGCGCGGAGCTGAAGTGGAAGACGACGGAGCAGGGGGCGGCGACCTCCGTCCTGCTGGCGGCCTCGCCACTGCTGGAGGGCGTCAGCGGCCGCTACTTCGAGGACTGCAACGAAGCCGTCCGCGGCGAACTCGGCGCTCGTACCGGCGTCGCCGAATTCGCCCTCGACCCAGCGGCGGCCGCCCTGCTCTGGCAGGTCTCACGCGACACCCTGGGCACCCGCGACTGA
- a CDS encoding TetR/AcrR family transcriptional regulator translates to MTTADPRPLRADARRNRDRLIEVAARAFTQDGPEVTLEAIAKEAGVGIGTLYRHFATREELVEAAYRSELAKLCGSAMELLATMEPDAALRAWMDGFVHYMTTKRGMSDALRALIASGGDPFSHSRAMLTTAITELLQAGTATGVLRADVEPADVLFSLSGLSLAATTPEHRARMARLLDLLMDGLRYRAVSD, encoded by the coding sequence GTGACCACCGCCGACCCCCGGCCGCTGCGCGCCGACGCGCGCCGCAACCGCGACCGACTGATCGAGGTGGCCGCGCGGGCCTTCACCCAGGACGGGCCCGAGGTGACGCTGGAAGCGATCGCCAAGGAGGCAGGCGTGGGCATTGGCACCCTCTACCGCCATTTCGCCACCCGCGAGGAGCTCGTGGAGGCGGCGTATCGCAGCGAGCTCGCCAAACTCTGCGGCTCCGCCATGGAGCTCCTGGCAACCATGGAACCTGACGCCGCGTTGCGCGCTTGGATGGACGGTTTCGTCCACTACATGACGACCAAGCGCGGGATGTCCGACGCGCTGCGTGCCCTCATCGCCTCCGGCGGCGACCCGTTCTCGCACAGCCGCGCGATGCTGACCACCGCGATCACCGAACTCCTGCAAGCCGGCACCGCGACGGGTGTGCTGCGCGCCGACGTCGAACCGGCCGACGTACTGTTCAGCCTCAGCGGCCTGTCCCTGGCCGCGACGACCCCGGAGCACCGCGCCCGGATGGCACGCCTCCTCGACCTCCTGATGGACGGCCTCCGCTACCGCGCCGTATCCGACTGA